The nucleotide window GCGGTGCAGCTCAGCGCCCGCTCGCCGAACCAGGAAATTCTCATCGTCGGCAACCAGCCGCAGCACAGCCACTGGGACAGCACCCTGCTGCTGTTCGGCATGCTCGGCCTGGCGATGGGCGCCTTCCAGTGGACAGTCAGCCCGTGGTTCATCGCCCTCAAGCAGGCCGCCGCCGAATGGCTGGTCGATCGCGAACTGTTCTGGCCGCTGGAAGCCGATGCGCCCTGGTGGCTGCTGACGCACTATCCGCAGGTCAACGACGCGTTCAGCTGGCTCGACGGCGCGGCGATCCTCGCCTACATCGGCGGCAGCGCCGTGCTGCTCGGCGGCGCACTGTGGCTGCTGGTGCAGGCGGCCGTGCGACTGATGGGACGCAGCGGCAACGTGTTCCACCATCTGGCGCTGAGCCTGACGCCGCTGGGCGGCGCGGGGCTGTTCCTCGGTCTTTCCGCCACCACGGTCAAGCTGCTGCGCTACGAAGGCCTGCTGCTGAGCTGGGTGCCGCTGGCACGCGCGGCGCTGCTGGTCGGCGCGATCATCTGGAGCCTGTACCTGGCCTGGAAGGTCATCGGCCGCCACGGCGCCAACGGCCTGCGCCGGCTGCTGGCATTCAGCTGCATGAGCGGCGCCGCCGCGTTGATCGGCTATGGCTGGTGGCTGCAGTTCTGGGGCTGGAACTGAGACGCGCGACCGGCATCCGCCTCAGCGCGCCGACAGCGGCGCGTTGCCAGGAATGCCCTGCACCGGCGTGCCGAGCCCCAGCGCCCGCTCGGTGAACCAACCGCGGTTGGTTTCCAGCGCGTAGCGCGCCGGGGCCTGGGCGCAACGCATCTCCCGGCTGAACGGCTCGAGGTCGATCAGGTCGACGATCACCCCCCGCTCATCGAGGAACGCCGCGGACAGCGGCAGCGGCGTGTCCTTCATCCACAGGCAGTTGTGCCGCACCTCGTCGAAGCGGAACAGCATGCCGCTGTCGGTGGCCAGCTCGCGGCGTCCCATCAGGCCGAGCTGGCGCTGCTCGGCGGTCAGCGCGTACTCCGCAGACAACTCATGTTCTCCCAGGCGCAGAGCCAGCGGTTCGGCCGCCTGTACCAGCGGCGCCAGCAGCGACAACACAAGCGCAACACGCATCGAACATCCTCCCAAACCCGTAACGAATCGGCCGTGCCTGCCGACGCCAGCATCCATCGCAGCGCGGCCGATAATGGCCAGCATAGCCAGTGCGCAGACGCCCTGCGCCGCCCACACCGGCCAGCGCATGTCCATCACGGCGGACACATGGGTCCAGCCCGGCGGACATCAAGACCTGTCCGGATAACTGAACACTTGACTGAAAAGCCAGCCGGATCAAACAGTTAGCGATCTGGCACGGAACTCGCTAAACCGTCCGGGCGGCATCGTCCGCACGCCGAACAATAACAACAACATGCCTGTCACCGCCGCGAGACTCCCGAATGCCCCGGCAGCATCCGATCGCACGGCAACAGGTCAGGAGATCGTCCCGATGAGCGTCGTCATCGCCCTTGCCGCACTGGCTCTGCTGATGCTGGCTGCATACCGCGGCTACAGCGTCATCCTCTTCGCCCCCATCGCCGCCCTCGGTGCGGTGCTGCTCACCGATCCATCCGCCGTGGCCCCGGCCTTCACCGGCGTGTTCATGGAGAAGATGGTCGGCTTCATCAAGCTGTACTTCCCGGTATTCCTGCTCGGTGCCGTGTTCGGCAAGTTGATCGAGCTGTCCGGTTTCTCGCGCTCGATCGTCGCCGCGGCGATCCGCCTGCTCGGCACGCGTCAGGCCATGCTGGTGATCGTGCTGGTCTGCGCGCTGCTGACCTACGGTGGGGTTTCGCTGTTCGTCGTGGTGTTCGCCGTGTACCCGTTCGCCGCCGAGATGTTCCGCCAGAGCGACATGCCCAAGCGGCTGATCCCGGCGACCATCGCGCTCGGTGCGTTCAGTTTCACGATGGATGCCCTGCCCGGCACCCCGCAGATCCAGAACATCATTCCCACCACCTTCTTCGGCACCACGTCGTGGGCGGCGCCCTGGCTGGGTGTGATCGGCACGCTGTTCGTGTTCAGCGTCGGCATGTTCTATCTGCATCGCCAGCTGCGCAAAGCCAAGGCGCGCGGCGAAGGCTACGGCACGGAGCTGCGCAACGAGCCGGAGACCGCCGAGGACATCGCCCTGCCCAATCCCTGGCTGGCACTGTCACCGCTGATTCTGGTGGGCGTGGCCAACCTGCTGTTCACCCGCTGGATTCCCGAGGTCTACGGCAAGACCCACAGCCTGCAACTGGCCGGCATGGCGCAGCCGGTGACCAGCGAAGTGGCCAAGCTGACCGGCATCTGGGCGGTGCAGGCGGCGTTGCTACTGGGCATTCTGCTGGTGTTGATCTGTGGCTTTCGCGCGATCAAGGCCAAGCTCGCCGAAGGCACCAGAACCGCGGTCGGCGGCGCCCTGCTGGCGTCGATGAACACCGCGTCGGAATACGGCTTCGGCGCGGTGATCGCCTCGCTGCCGGGCTTCCTGGTGCTGGCCGACGCGCTGAAGAACATCCCTAACCCGCTGGTCAACGAAGCGGTCACCGTCACCCTGCTGGCCGGCATCACCGGCTCGGCCTCGGGCGGCATGAGCATCGCCCTGGCGGCCATGTCCGACACCTTCATCGCCGCCGCCAATGCCGCCAACATCCCGCTGGAGGTGCTACACCGAATAGCGTCGATGGCGTCCGGCGGCATGGACACCCTGCCGCACAACGGCGCGGTGATCACCCTGCTGGCGGTGACCGGCCTGACCCACCGCGAGGCCTACAAGGACATCTTCGGCATCACCCTGATCAAGACCCTGGCGGTGTTCGTAGTGATCGGCGTGTTCTACGCCACCGGAATCGTTTGAGCCCGCGCGGCGAGGAGAACAACACATGAATCTGCAAGGCAAGACCGCCCTGGTCACCGGTTCCACCAGCGGGATCGGCCTGGGCATCGCCCTCAAGCTGGCCGAGGCTGGCGCCAACCTGGTCCTCAACGGCTTCGGCGACGTCGACGCGGCGCTGGCGGCGGTCCGCGCATGCGGCGGGCAGGCCATCCACCAGCCGGCCGACGTGAGCGATCCCGAACAGATCGCCGCGATGTTCGCCGCGGCCGAGCAGCAGTTCGGCGGCGTCGACATTCTGGTCAACAACGCCGGCATCCAGCACGTCGCACCGGTGGAGCAGTTCCCGGTCGAGCGCTGGGACGCGATCA belongs to Pseudomonas phenolilytica and includes:
- a CDS encoding DUF192 domain-containing protein → MRVALVLSLLAPLVQAAEPLALRLGEHELSAEYALTAEQRQLGLMGRRELATDSGMLFRFDEVRHNCLWMKDTPLPLSAAFLDERGVIVDLIDLEPFSREMRCAQAPARYALETNRGWFTERALGLGTPVQGIPGNAPLSAR
- a CDS encoding GntP family permease, whose translation is MSVVIALAALALLMLAAYRGYSVILFAPIAALGAVLLTDPSAVAPAFTGVFMEKMVGFIKLYFPVFLLGAVFGKLIELSGFSRSIVAAAIRLLGTRQAMLVIVLVCALLTYGGVSLFVVVFAVYPFAAEMFRQSDMPKRLIPATIALGAFSFTMDALPGTPQIQNIIPTTFFGTTSWAAPWLGVIGTLFVFSVGMFYLHRQLRKAKARGEGYGTELRNEPETAEDIALPNPWLALSPLILVGVANLLFTRWIPEVYGKTHSLQLAGMAQPVTSEVAKLTGIWAVQAALLLGILLVLICGFRAIKAKLAEGTRTAVGGALLASMNTASEYGFGAVIASLPGFLVLADALKNIPNPLVNEAVTVTLLAGITGSASGGMSIALAAMSDTFIAAANAANIPLEVLHRIASMASGGMDTLPHNGAVITLLAVTGLTHREAYKDIFGITLIKTLAVFVVIGVFYATGIV